The following are encoded in a window of Colletotrichum lupini chromosome 3, complete sequence genomic DNA:
- a CDS encoding sodium/calcium exchanger protein codes for MQDRYLPRTMELFSCTTSEGGFPRRHEQILGAIRALPAVSSLVVAKKLASLIVPEGGWAGFPGLPPSDAQTRCSPLFCIANSIERHLFLLVQRNERLHGHANATARSLPWLRMSQLQSAFDIRGGALRLRPFYATVFLICLLASWSILTKATQRQLQLQDASFSLSSSPLAKRSEFTECRDVHRADDQCAFVKAHCAEDEAGLLSYLTLYYCDLGKAQWLAFIILVCWLGLLFTTIGIAASDFFSVNLSTISAILGLSESLAGVTFLAFGNGSPDVFSTFAAMGSNSASMAVGELIGAASFITAVVAGSMALVREFKVGRKTYVRDLSFFIVAVCFTMVFLADGHLHLWECITMVCYYIFYVVTVVTWHWYSTRRSQRRVREAAARGHVYGTVGHLSDELAPEPYRDDPDDENRHVTSAAASSAGDINALEAGPRIEVDGQGESDEEAEDSDHGRHVVAEMASSMRVLRPRGRRRNTLTPIRPSLVGALEFRSALAQLQKESNHRMRPMHGRAYSVNHLGGQSETNTVGGPPSDSGRYTIGAVEEYGQNRNRALSSGDIPGSINSRDHSPSPWRFPTPADPIQQIKAQEGRNRSLSPAYKIGGNLAPPPVDAVPQRQDSGGSEPLEARPSPGQLSLQIPSRRGSMSVGSSPASPFPGYTESPLVLTPAAQTEPTEFFAPPGPARLEVPFAPYEMANPKPVRWWPYAILPPPHIFWATLFPTLLGWKQKSHWDRFVSAISVPSILLLVLTLPVVENESADDSSDETAVDPMMRDHSHCDAPVPADAYEDNEGETEWQRFRRATLSHSRGQSLDHSPKGSPALIAIDSPSGARVATEIPTSHPQAIKPAKPLPSESSLAPVDESGHWNRWLVAIQLFTGPLFAVIILWANMKEDFQQPYKVLVRLILYTLLGSTILLGFLLLSTSPDKKPKYHFLLCFMGFIIAIAWISTIAGEVVGVLKAVGVIFGISEALLGLTIFAAGNSVGDLIADITVARLGFPVMALSACFGGPMLNILLGIGIGGVYMMVQAANHRHKKHPDKPFKYHSYNIQIGGTLMISAITLLITLLGLLIIVPMNKWVMSRKIGYGLIVLWMISTIVNVVVELTGVLYQYCVIALRRMSIPKHSRTAISTNEVEGTQARSYVADVDHHLMCFCFPFRTCTTRPLVSERASVTEVVTCPNQRIETNIMECQLRNSSAQLSTAPHVIAYTFLCFGQLMPFHEGGTARHFAKALPGVRSFQFMPTLVITSHAKQITLNSDFTCPTSFDKLTDLAHQLAGKDQGKKDQQQQQRDSSIPQATTTTTTNGQEWADVGSAAKKAFAGFQADQAGGKGPDYTEIGDVAQRAFTAYNHGGGGEEGKKDLAKIEKDLATRFGGGDGEKMEEGKLGGTDGKLEAGEGTGEVEGEGEGQGEGEGQGEGKQTKVQRDDGLAVSRSNARDTTEGETLPEGESDSSAEKKGFGSHTKREAGDGTGFEKGGLREDEDVFNSSEGKTDITRSGETTTSGQGLGRRAQQPVGGTGGEEDTLGNQPVKRWIEEIVKNVLLVPKPDCFETEAQHDRHWRDICPLATSTQGTKVKVTKSEPGTAPPSSPGARIPAGGPPQGAVFPARSRSHHKPTILRRLADLLREPNFQVRRGHDVYISPPGITTFLAETKQLVISALPQYMAQGQIIKRWAIRRSGKLEDVIVFGQQTIANPLSNHTCQCLCPPNCPLRTTPYTRPRPRPIRGGPLNRNKHQCTTVPHLPRHPKSNPAPRLPHPEKESFLSCTIDRPPFAQLSHWTFPHPSSHPSKREILTTKLLSSKLHHQTQYRN; via the exons ATGCAAGATCGCTATCTGCCGAGGACTATGGAACTCTTCTCTTGCA CCACGTCGGAGGGGGGTTTCCCACGCAGACACGAGCAGATACTTGGCGCAATCAGGGCATTGCCTGCGGTTTCCAGCCTGGTGGTGGCCAAGAAGCTTGCGTCGCTCATAGTTCCTGAAGGAGGCTGGGCAGGTTTTCCCGGGCTGCCTCCCTCGGACG CTCAAACCCGCTGCAGCCCTCTTTTTTGTATAGCAAACTCCATTGAGAGACATCTGTTCCTCCTTGTCCAGCGGAACGAGCGGCTTCACGGCCACGCCAACGCGACAGCGCGGTCTCTGCCATGGCTTCGGATGAGCCAATTACAATCAGCTTTTGAC ATCCGAGGGGGCGCCCTTCGCTTGCGGCCTTTCTACGCGACCGTATTCTTAATATGTCTTTTGGCATCCTGGTCCATCTTGACCAAGGCCACCCAACGACAGCTCCAACTGCAAGATGCCTCATTCTCACTCTCATCCTCACCCCTCGCCAAACGATCCGAGTTCACCGAGTGCCGAGATGTCCACCGCGCCGATGATCAGTGTGCCTTTGTCAAGGCTCACTGCGCCGAGGACGAGGCTGGCCTCCTCTCCTACCTGACGCTGTATTATTGCGACCTTGGCAAGGCTCAGTGGTTGGCCTTCATTATCCTGGTCTGCTGGCTCGGCTTGCTCTTCACCACTATTGGCATCGCCGCCAGCGACTTCTTCAGCGTTAATCTCAGCACAATCTCTGCCATCCTCGGCCTCAGCGAGAGTTTGGCTGGCGTCACCTTCCTCGCCTTTGGCAATGGCTCACCCGACGTCTTCAGTACTTTTGCAGCCATGGGCTCCAATAGCGCCAGCATGGCTGTTGGAGAGCTGATCGGTGCTGCAAGCTTCATCACCGCCGTCGTTGCCGGGTCCATGGCTTTGGTTCGCGAGTTTAAAGTTGGCAGGAAGACGTACGTCAGGGATCTCTCTTTCTTCATCGTGGCTGTCTGCTTCACCATGGTGTTCCTGGCAGATGGCCACCTGCATTTATGGGAATGCATAACGATGGTCTGTTACTACATCTTCTACGTGGTTACCGTTGTCACATGGCATTGGTACTCAACAAGGCGGAGCCAGCGGCGGGTCCGGGAAGCAGCCGCACGAGGTCATGTCTACGGGACGGTGGGGCATCTCAGTGACGAGCTGGCACCGGAACCATACCGGGATGATCCCGACGATGAGAACCGGCACGTCACCTCCGCAGCCGCTTCCAGTGCTGGAGACATCAACGCATTGGAGGCTGGCCCTAGGATCGAAGTTGATGGTCAAGGAGAGAGTGACGAGGAGGCGGAAGACAGCGATCATGGGCGGCACGTCGTCGCAGAGATGGCCAGCAGCATGCGAGTGTTGCGTCCTAGAGGCAGAAGGCGCAACACACTCACGCCTATTCGTCCCAGTCTAGTCGGCGCTCTCGAATTCCGATCTGCTCTGGCTCAATTGCAGAAGGAAAGCAACCACAGGATGAGACCGATGCATGGACGGGCCTACTCAGTCAACCACCTCGGGGGACAAAGTGAAACGAATACAGTGGGAGGGCCGCCATCCGACTCAGGAAGATACACGATAGGTGCCGTTGAGGAATATGGTCAGAACAGGAATCGGGCCTTGTCCTCTGGCGATATCCCCGGATCTATTAACAGTCGTGACCATTCGCCATCGCCGTGGCGCTTCCCAACACCCGCAGACCCGATCCAACAGATAAAGGCCCAAGAGGGCAGAAACCGAAGTCTGTCACCAGCTTACAAAATCGGTGGTAACTTGGCACCTCCTCCAGTCGACGCCGTACCACAAAGACAGGACAGTGGGGGGAGCGAACCGTTGGAGGCTCGGCCATCACCTGGTCAACTTTCCCTCCAAATACCAAGTCGGCGTGGCAGCATGAGCGTCGGATCTTCCCCTGCATCGCCCTTCCCTGGTTACACCGAATCGCCTCTTGTTTTAACGCCTGCTGCTCAGACGGAACCGACCGAGTTTTTTGCGCCGCCTGGACCGGCTCGCCTCGAAGTGCCATTTGCGCCTTATGAGATGGCCAACCCCAAACCTGTAAGGTGGTGGCCATACGCCATTCTGCCTCCGCCGCACATCTTTTGGGCAACATTGTTCCCGACTCTGCTAGGATGGAAGCAGAAAAGCCACTGGGACAGATTTGTCAGTGCTATATCTGTACCAAGCATCTTGCTCTTGGTGTTGACACTTCCGGTTGTCGAAAATGAGAGTGCGGATGATTCATCCGACGAGACTGCCGTGGATCCCATGATGCGAGACCACTCCCACTGCGACGCTCCAGTGCCTGCCGACGCCTACGAAGACAATGAGGGAGAGACGGAGTGGCAGCGCTTTAGACGGGCTACTCTGTCGCACTCTCGTGGGCAGTCACTTGATCACTCCCCCAAGGGCTCTCCAGCGCTTATTGCTATCGATTCTCCGAGTGGTGCGCGTGTGGCAACCGAAATACCTACGAGTCACCCACAAGCCATAAAACCCGCCAAGCCGTTGCCTTCGGAGAGCAGTCTAGCTCCTGTAGACGAGTCAGGACATTGGAACAGATGGCTCGTCGCGATCCAGCTCTTCACCGGGCCTTTGTTCGCCGTCATCATTCTCTGGGCAAACATGAAGGAAGACTTCCAACAACCCTACAAGGTCCTTGTCAGACTCATCCTGTATACACTCCTAGGATCTACAATTCTTCTCGGCTTCCTTCTCCTATCGACTAGTCCTGATAAAAAGCCAAAGTACCATTTCTTGCTTTGCTTCATGGGTTTCATCATTGCCATCGCCTGGATTTCTACCATCGCCGGAGAAGTCGTCGGTGTCTTGAAAGCAGTCGGCGTCATTTTCGGCATATCAGAAGCCCTCCTGGGCCTGACCATCTTCGCAGCGGGCAACAGTGTGGGCGATCTAATTGCCGATATCACCGTTGCCCGGCTCGGTTTCCCCGTCATGGCATT GTCTGCGTGCTTTGGTGGGCCAATGCTCAATATCCTGCTCGGTATAGGAATCGGCGGCGTCTACATGATGGTCCAGGCCGCCAACCACCGACATAAGAAACACCCAGACAAGCCATTCAAGTACCACTCGTACAACATTCAAATTGGAGGCACGTTGATGATCTCGGCCATCACGCTACTCATCACACTGCTTGGCCTCCTCATCATCGTACCCATGAACAAGTGGGTGATGTCACGGAAGATCGGTTACGGTCTCATTGTGTTGTGGATGATCAGCACCATCGTCAACGTTGTTGTCGAGCTGACCGGAGT ACTGTATCAATATTGCGTTATTGCATTGCGCCGTATGAGTATACCCAAGCATAGC CGAACAGCTATTTCTACGAACGAGGTTGAAGGCACTCAGGCACGGTCCTACGTTGCAGACGTCGATCACCATCTGATGTGTTTCTGTTTTCCTTTCCGTACGTGCACCACCAGACCCCTTGTGAGCGAAAGGGCATCAGTAACCGAAGTTGTGACGTGCCCCAACCAACGTATTGAGACGAACATTATGGAATGCCAACTACGCAAT AGCTCAGCTCAGCTCAGCACAGCTCC ACATGTCATTGCGTACACCTTTTTGTGTTTTGGCCAACTTATGCCCTTCCACGAGGGGGGAACGGCGCGTCACTTTG CAAAGGCTCTTCCTGGTGTGAGGTCATTCCAGTTCATGCCAACCTTGGTTATAACAAGCCACGCAAAACAAATCACACTCAACTCGGATTTCACTTGCCCTACCA GCTTTGACAAACTCACGGACTTGGCCCATCAACTCGCCGGCAAAGACCAAGGCAAGAAGGAtcaacaacagcagcagcgggATTCGTCAATTCCTCAGGCAACGACAACGACTACCACGAACGGCCAGGAATGGGCGGATGTCGGGTCAGCCGCCAAAAAGGCCTTTGCTGGATTCCAGGCGGATCAAGCTGGCGGCAAGGGACCTGATTACACCGAGATTGGGGATGTTGCGCAGAGGGCTTTCACGGCTTATAACcacggcggtggtggtgaggAGGGAAAGAAGGATCTTGCTAAGATTGAGAAGGACCTCGCTACTAGGTTTGGCGGCGGTGATGGTGAGAAGATGGAGGAGGGGAAGTTGGGAGGGACTGATGGTAAGTTGGAGGCTGGGGAGGGGACTGGTGAGGTTGAAGGTGAAGGTGAAGGGCAAGGTGAAGGTGAAGGGCAAGGTGAAGGGAAGCAGACCAAAGTCCAACGTGATGATGGTCTGGCCGTTTCGAGGTCAAATGCGAGGGATACCACTGAGGGCGAGACGCTCCCTGAAGGGGAATCCGACTCTTCTGCTGAGAAGAAGGGATTCGGCTCTCACACCAAGCGAGAGGCCGGTGACGGTACCGGATTCGAGAAGGGGGGTTTGCGTGAAGATGAGGATGTCTTTAATAGTAGTGAGGGCAAGACCGACATCACTAGAAGCGGCGAGACGACGACCTCTGGGCAAG GACTCGGTCGTCGGGCACAGCAGCCTGTGGGCGGTACCGGTGGCGAAGAAGATACTCTTGGGAATCAGCCGGTCAAGAGATGGATTGA GGAAATTGTCAAAAACGTCCTACTTGTGCCGAAG CCGGACTGTTTCGAAACAGAGGCGCAGCATGATCGTCACTGG AGAGATATCTGTCCTCTAGCAACCA GCACCCAAGGTACTAAGGTGAAGGTCACCAAGTCGGAGCCGGGGACGGCTCCACCCTCGAGCCCCGGAGCACGCATCCCTGCCGGGGGGCCGCCGCAAGGGGCAGTATTCCCAGCCCGTTCCAGGTCCCATCACAAGCCCACGATCCTCCGTCGCCTAGC TGATCTGCTCAGGGAACCTAACTTCCAGGTTCGCAGAGGCCACGATGTCTACATCTCCCCCCCCGGTATTACCACGTTCCTGGCGGAAACAAAACAACTCGTCATCTCAGCACTGCCCCAATACATGGC ACAAGGACAGATCATCAAGAGATGGGCAATTAGGAGATCTGGCAAGTTGGAAGATGTGATTGTGTTCGGTCAGCAGACGATTGCGAATCCCTTGTCAAATCATACCTGCCAATGCTTGTG CCCACCTAACTGCCCACTCCGTACTACACCTTACACAAGGCCCAGACCCAGACCCATTAGAGGGGGACCCTTGAACCGCAACAAGCACCAGTGCACCACAGTACCTCACTTGCCCCGCCATCCAAAAAGCAACCCCGCGCCGCGCCTGCCACATCCCGAAAAGGAGAGCTTCCTTTCCTGCACGATTGACCGCCCTCCCTTTGCTCAACTTTCCCATTGGACTTTTCCCCATCCCTCCTCCCATCCCTCGAAGCGCGAAATTCTCACGACAAAGCTTCTTTCCTCAAAGCTTCACCACCAAACGCAATACCGAAATTGA
- a CDS encoding barren protein has product MQQTVNNLTTTSAPTTRTEKMPRVAQVPRANSRAGSVRATSGSMNTSPFKNSPVKIPLNDDAEEKARRAHSRHAFHERQRNELKAAAATPLRRNNNSLEDIENDTPGSNPKTPHARGSRGSRQVVDDDDDEGFVVSGSAVTPMKRVPILANFEEWMKMATDNKINANNSWNFALIDYFHDMSLLKEGDGVNFQKASCTLDGCVKIYTSRVDSVATETGKLLSGLADSNNKKKGKEGDEVEGEESEEEVDEDGNVRKKPKRKTQRSSEATLAPNFSSLQLKKFELEFAVDPLFKKTSADFDEGGAKGLLLNHLMIDAQGRIVFDSSDEVGDAHTSKTRKKNEDADDEDDDNTEMQDASVAPEEPEQEENVEDVEIDLGALGAKFFSDLGRLDELDVCPSLKNFDLGDPSGSMDIPFLRAPEDWRGDQDKDKNPDPLGDNSGMFIDGDNAAGFDDDDLGLGGFELGADVAFGEGGEAWAREAALEPQMRVYDAGLGEEAGDGDGVEMMDPDNGDFVVSMSHAKSADKMHEDILGYFDQALQKNWSSAEHWRIRKIKDVNKPVGPARVRKEKEPFEIDFSAPLDQALADVLYTQASSNSAVSMPKKDWKSKSRNLLPDDKHFNSKSLLNLFLKPKARLGRRRILGNRGGMFGNAGQDRDVPEGEMDEAFWANQKAPVKSEDEPLPEGDYDANFFQDDALPFAGGLDDDDDEFADAREHLSPGAEGDVGATEALGMTALLGGDATTNVLTGAFGTTLVTQTRRMRPDYVQFARVAKKVDVRRLKEEIWKGMGLEGLDADSTRLSSPDAPAPPVEPPAKDTELKFTEVMNGLGSVYPKAMMEDISTSFCFISLLHLANEKGLVIEKTPELTELNIRKDWTAEIVGGE; this is encoded by the exons ATGCAGCAAACAGTCAACAATTTGACGACAACCTCAGCGCCAACAACACGCACAGAAAAGATGCCTCGAGTGGCCCAAGTACCGCGCGCAAACAGCCGCGCAGGCAGTGTCAGAGCGACTTCCGGGTCGATGAACACATCGCCCTTCAAAAATTCACCAGTCAA AATCCCTCTCAACGATGATGCTGAAGAAAAGGCGCGACGTGCGCATTCTCGCCATGCATTTCATGAGCGCCAGCGCAACGAACTaaaggctgctgctgcgacTCCTCTGCGCAGGAATAATAACAGCTTAGAAGATATCGAAAATGACACACCAGGCTCGAACCCCAAGACACCGCACGCCCGTGGCAGCCGAGGTAGCAGACAGGTtgtcgacgacgatgacgatgaaGGCTTTGTAGTCAGCGGAAGCGCGGTCACGCCTATGAAACGAGTCCCGATTCTTGCCAACTTTGAGGAGTGGATGAAGATGGCCACAGATAACAAGATCAACGCAAACAACTCTTGGAACTTCGCCTTGATCGACTACTTCCACGATATGTCACTTCTCAAGGAAGGTGACGGAGTCAACTTCCAGAAAGCCAGCTGTACGCTGGATGGCTGTGTCAAGATTTACACAAGCAGAGTCGACAGTGTCGCAACCGAAACCGGCAAGCTATTGAGCGGTCTCGCGGACAGCAACaacaagaagaagggcaaggaGGGTGACGAAGTGGAGGGTGAAGAGAGCGAGGAGGAAGTCGACGAAGACGGCAACGTCAGGAAGAAGCCGAAGCGCAAG ACGCAACGATCCTCCGAGGCGACCCTAGCACCAAACTTTTCCTCGCTCCAACTCAAGAAGTTTGAGTTAGAATTCGCCGTGGACCCCCTTTTTAAGAAAACCTCCGCAGACTTCGACGAAGGTGGCGCCAAGGGCTTACTGTTGAACCACCTCATGATTGATGCCCAAGGACGCATTGTTTTCGACAGCAGTGACGAAGTTGGTGACGCACACACCTCAAAGACCCGAAAGAAGAATGAAGACGCCGACGATGAGGACGATGATAACACAGAGATGCAGGATGCTTCGGTAGCACCAGAGGAGCCCGAGCAGGAGGAGAACGTCGAGGATGTTGAAATCGACCTAGGAGCTCTCGGTGCCAAGTTCTTCTCCGATCTTGGTCGTCTCGACGAGCTTGATGTCTGTCCATCATTGAAGAACTTTGACCTCGGCGACCCGTCTGGTTCCATGGATATTCCTTTCCTCAGAGCCCCGGAAGATTGGAGAGGTGATCAAGACAAGGACAAGAACCCCGACCCGCTGGGTGACAACTCTGGCATGTTCATTGACGGCGACAACGCTGCTGGcttcgacgacgacgatcttGGACTGGGTGGCTTCGAGCTTGGCGCCGACGTGGCATTTGGTGAGGGTGGTGAGGCTTGGGCCAGGGAAGCCGCTCTTGAGCCCCAAATGCGGGTCTACGATGCTGGCCTAGGCGAGGAAGCTGGCGATGGTGACGGAGTCGAGATGATGGACCCAGACAATGGAGATTTCGTCGTATCCATGTCCCACGCTAAGAGTGCCGACAAGATGCACGAAGACATTCTCGGATATTTCGATCAAGCGCTGCAGAAGAACTGGTCAAGTGCTGAGCACTGGAGAATCCGAAAGATCAAGGACGTCAACAAGCCTGTCGGTCCTGCCAGGGTGCGCAAGGAGAAGGAGCCTTTTGAGATTGACTTCTCAGCGCCCCTCGATCAAGCCTTGGCCGACGTCTTGTACACCCAGGCATCAAGCAACTCTGCCGTCTCCATGCCCAAGAAGGACTGGAAGTCGAAATCTCGCAATTTATTGCCTGATGATAAGCACTTCAACTCAAAATCACTTCTCAACCTCTTCCTCAAGCCCAAGGCACGCCTCGGCAGGAGGCGAATCCTCGGAAACAGAGGCGGCATGTTTGGCAATGCCGGACAAGACAGGGACGTCCCAGAAGGAGAGATGGACGAGGCGTTCTGGGCAAACCAGAAGGCCCCCGTCAAGAGCGAGGACGAGCCGCTGCCGGAGGGAGACTACGACGCAAACTTCTTCCAAGACGATGCCTTGCCGTTTGCCGGTGGCTtggatgacgacgacgacgagttTGCGGATGCCCGGGAGCACCTGTCGCCTGGCGCCGAAGGCGACGTCGGAGCTACGGAAGCTCTTGGCATGACGGCTTTGCTTGGCGGCGACGCAACCACCAATGTTCTGACCGGCGCTTTTGGCACGACTCTGGTCACGCAAACACGTCGCATGCGGCCGGATTATGTGCAGTTCGCACGTGTTGCCAAGAAGGTGGATGTGAGGCGCTTGAAGGAGGAGATCTGGAAGGGCATGGGTCTTGAGGGCCTGGACGCC GATTCCACAAGACTTTCTTCACCTGATGCCCCAGCGCCACCGGTAGAGCCACCCGCCAAGGATACCGAACTCAAGTTCACCGAGGTCATGAACGGCCTGGGCTCGGTTTACCCCAAGGCCATGATGGAGGATATCTCCACGAGTTTCTGTTTCATCAGTCTACTGCATCTCGCCAACGAGAAGGGTCTCGTCATCGAGAAGACACCCGAGCTCACGGAGCTGAACATCCGCAAGGATTGGACAGCCGAGATCGTGGGAGGAGAATAA
- a CDS encoding HMG box protein has protein sequence MSFHVFQKGSICMLTVAIADFSKVGFCDQTPGSLSWLLYLGLGAIGHATPDHKSSLRRRLRLPFFSIFEPFTSPFLRTILASIHGHPPSSSSPFPILNPLHHSHQRRALLSSTRPDHLSVVFPVVHAAANRRAGSEKRILINPSLLGLVLAVVPHPKSSVSFNVIEIRPPYGSHQLGISTPCVPHAFLFCNYLSSTPQADVEFAQQSNIFGITSTTSLLDRLAQYRKRRENDHRRPTLSIRYRRRLSLPIRRDSIEKKAFDDYWLTATQKESLGFEKDLHEKRQTVKANSLEITFDVEEVRKPSPYRPVTTAPSKLGISQYLDIFLEQGFDTWETILDITESDLDALGVKLGHRRKLQRRIANSRGLAPDASLVSPTRASAEEPKPETQRPDQPRPEVKEGPVATKRKYRRHPKPDENAPERPPSAYVLFSNKMRDDLKGRNLTFTEIAKLVGEHWQNLTPGEKEPYETSALKAKEKYNHDLAEYKKTTEYRKYNLYLQDFKARQASANQAKESSKRQKLDSGVRLQNGGSASATPGSLSSTGSGTESHQGSEPPPNRKQRVGSVVSVSESQYSTAVPTPISHHHHPPNDDSVHSPASVQFDRESLHSTSPRTSQTRNHRPTWTEAPAKTEPVTLPHLPSLSDVFNNGRGLNGVSRSPEANGFGGFAPPTHPGPSAPPSLKHEYSSAGSISSSGSGLSYPRTPSESSLPIHALLSNKTLPGPPFELQPSPFSTVPPSGPQPLQDSKLPYAGQPQAPMGATNGTHGQTKQGFPQRLMRFQGYQSPPALLRFQSTSSTGTDGSNVSQASSGASSATSLGIQERSDPKLDGMILTYGRQSSFSIHSMDLQTVDVGPEYSLVPFRSSLAWLAEVGLFDYLNTLMDWHRLEILFEVAQLDNHGVFFLSRWTWHLFVVQMAL, from the exons ATGTCTTTTCATGTCTTCCAAAAGGGCTCCATATGT ATGCTCACTGTTGCTATCGCCGACTTCTCGAAAGTCGGTTTCTGCGATCAGACGCCAGGGAGCTTGTCCTGG CTTCTCTACTTGGGGCTTGGGGCCATTGGACATGCCACCCCGGATCACAAGTCGAGTCTGCGGCGACGTCTGAGGCTACCA TTCTTCTCAATCTTCGAACCGTTTACCTCGCCCTTCCTCCGTACCATACTGGCATCCatcc ACGGTCATCCCCCCAGTTCTTCTTCACCGTTCCCAATTCTCAACCC TCTTCATCACTCCCACCAAAGACGCGCGCTACTTTCCTCTACCAGACCAGACCATCTATCCGTTGTCTTCCCCGTCGTTCATGCGGCTGCGAACCGCCGAGCCGGCTCAGAAAAACGCATTCTCATAAA CCCCTCTTTGCTTGGTCTGGTACTTGCCGTTGTCCCACACCCCAAAAGCTCGGTCTCCTTCAATGTCATCGAGATCCGTCCTCCATATGGCAGCCACCAACTTGGTATATCCACGCCATGCGTGCCACACGCCTTCCTCTTCTGCAATTACTTATCCTCAACGCCCCAAGCAGACGTAGAATTCGCCCAGCAATCGAATATTTTCGGAATTACTTCAACAACATCGCTCTTGGATCGACTTGCTCAGTATCGAAAACGACGAGAAAACGATCATCGCCGACCGACACTCAGTATTCGATACAGACGCCGCCTGTCGCTGCCCATCCGCCGCGACTCGATTGAGAAGAAAGCCTTCGATGATTATTGGTTGACCGCAACGCAAAAGGAA AGTTTGGGTTTCGAGAAGGATTTGCACGAAAAGCGGCAAACAGTGAAAGCCAATTCTTTGGAGATCACTTTCGACGTAGAAGAAGTTCGCAAACCATCGCCCTACCGTCCCGTAACAACAGCACCATCGA AGCTAGGCATCTCGCAGTACCTAGACATCTTTCTCGAGCAAGGATTCGATACGTGGGAGACGATTTTGGACATTACTGAGTCTGACCT CGACGCACTTGGAGTCAAGTTAGGACACCGACGT AAATTGCAGAGACGCATCGCCAACTCTCGTGGCCTTGCCCCGGATGCATCACTAGTTTCGCCCACAAGAGCAAGCGCAGAAGAGCCAAAGCCCGAGACACAACGACCTGATCAACCCCGCCCCGAGGTCAAGGAGGGACCCGTCGCCACGAAACGAAAGTATAGGCGTCACCCCAAG CCTGATGAAAATGCCCCTGAGAGACCTCCTTCGGCCTATGTCCTTTTTTCAAACA AGATGCGTGATGACCTCAAAGGTCGGAACTTGACATTTACCGAGATAGCCAAGCTTGTGGGAGAGCACTGGCAAAACTTAACTCCCGGCGAGAAGGAGCCATACGAAACTTCCGCATTGAAAGCCAAGGAGAAATACAACCACGACTTGGCTGAGTATAAGAAGACGACAGAGTATAGGAAATACAACCTGTACTTACAAGATTTCAAGGCACGGCAAGCCTCCGCAAATCAAG CAAAAGAGTCGTCGAAACGTCAGAAGCTTGATTCGGGGGTTCGTCTGCAAAACGGAGGAAGCGCAAGTGCCACACCTGGGAGCCTCAGTAGCACGGGGAGTGGTACAGAGTCTCACCAGGGAAGCGAACCTCCTCCTAATCGCAAACAGCGTGTGGGTTCTGTGGTGTCGGTATCTGAATCGCAATACTCGACGGCCGTGCCGACCCCAATttcccatcatcatcatccccCCAATGATGACTCGGTACACTCTCCTGCCAGTGTACAATTCGATCGTGAGAGCTTGCACTCCACAAGTCCCCGTACCTCGCAGACTCGGAACCACCGCCCAACATGGACGGAAGCCCCAGCAAAAACGGAGCCAGTCACACTTCCGCATCTTCCTTCCCTCTCGGATGTGTTCAACAATGGACGAGGACTGAACGGGGTTTCAAGGTCTCCTGAGGCAAATGGCTTTGGGGGCTTCGCGCCTCCGACACACCCTGGTCCCTCCGCACCGCCATCATTGAAGCACGAATATTCTTCCGCGGGAAGCATTTCATCCTCTGGATCTGGACTGTCGTATCCCCGAACACCTAGTGAATCTTCGCTACCGATTCACGCCTTATTATCGAACAAGACCTTGCCGGGACCTCCTTTCGAGTTGCAACCATCACCGTTCTCGACGGTGCCGCCTTCCGGACCACAACCGCTCCAGGATTCAAAGTTGCCCTATGCAGGGCAGCCTCAAGCTCCGATGGGAGCGACGAATGGTACTCACGGTCAAACCAAGCAAGGCTTTCCGCAGAGGCTAATGAGGTTTCAAGGTTACCAATCACCACCTGCCTTATTGAGATTCCAGTCCACCTCATCAACGGGGACTGATGGATCGAACGTGTCGCAAGCATCATCGGGTGCTTCTTCTGCAACGTCGCTCGGTATTCAGGAGAGGAGCGATCCGAAGCTCGACGGCATGA TTTTGACATATGGCCGGCAATCATCGTTCTCCATCCACTCTATGGATTTACAAACTGTTGACGTCGGCCCCGAGTACAGTCTCGTGC CGTTTCGCTCAAGTCTAGCCTGGTTGGCTGAGGTCGGTCTGTTTGATTACTTGAATACCCTCATGGATTGGCATCGTTTGGAGATCTTGTTCGAGGTGGCGCAACTGGACAATCATggcgttttttttttgtccCGTTGGACGTGGCATTTGTTTGTCGTCCAAATGGCGTTGTAA